A window of Pedococcus badiiscoriae genomic DNA:
CAGCTCGCTGACCGGGGCATCGGGGTCCTTGACGATCCAGGACAGGTCGCCCCCGCCACTGAAGGCCGGGGCCGCACCGGTCACGACGACGGCCGCGAGCGCCTCATCCGTGCGCAACAACCCCATGAGCCTCACCCATGACGCGGTCATCGCGGTGCTCATGGAGTTGCGGCGCTCCGGAAGGTCAAGGGTCACCACCGCGATCCGCCGGCCCGACGCCTCCCGCACGTCGGCTCGCAGGTCCTCGAGCTCGGTCTCCCACCACGGCTGTGCGCTCATGGGGCGAAGACTAGGGGTGGGCGCTGAGCACGACGCACAGGCCCCCCTTGCGCCATTTTGTGCTCAGCATGGTCTAAGTTGGCCGAAGTCCGACGGCGCACCGTGTGCCGCGAACAAAGGAGACATGGCGATGGCTGAAGAGACCTACAAGGGCGAGTTCTACTGCGTGAAGTGCAAGGAGAAGCGCGAGGCGGAGGGCCGCGTCGTCGAGACGAACGGCCGTCGTATGGCCAAGGGCGTCTGCCCCGTCTGCGGCACCAACCTCAACCGCATTCTCGGCAAGGCCTGACCCCAGGCTCTCCATCGCGAGGGGCGGGTCCGACATCGGTCGGGTCCGCCCCTCGCGGCGTTCTCAGCTGCCCGCTCCGGCTCCTGTGGATGACCCGAGTCCGCCACGCGTCCATGTGCGAGATTGGGCCGGGTGACCGGACGCCCTCTCCTCAAGACCGTGTGGCCCGTGCTCCAGCGCGGCTCCGGCTGCGTGCAGTTCGGCACCGACCCCGACCACGCGGTGGTCCTCGACGGGCTGCGCGACGACGAGGTGACCGCTCTCCAGTCGCTGGACGGCACGCGCGCGGTGCCTGAGTCGCTGCGCTCCCCGGCCGGCCAGGACCTGCTCGACCTGCTCCTCGCGCACGGCCTGGTCGTCGAGGCCGGCGACCCCGTCCTGACCGCCCGGACCGGCGACCCCGTGCCGGTGCCCCCAGCGGTGCGCGCCCTGCTCACCCACGACGCCCAGGCGTTGCTGCGCACCACCACCCCACCACTGCAGGGGTATGCCGCGCTGGCCAGGCGCCGCGCGGCCCACCTGTTCGTCGTGGGTCGCGGAAGCCTGCCGTCCGCGCTGGCTGCCCAGCTGCGTCACGCCGGAGTCGGCACCGTGCGCCAGGGCGTCGAGGTGGCCGACGACTGGGAGCAGTCGCTCACCGGACGACCGGAGCCGCCAGTCCCCGCACTCGTCGTCCTGGTCGGCAGCCAGGCCCTCGACGCGTCGGCCGCCGGGCCCTGGCGCGTCCGCGGCATCCCTGTCGTGCCGGTGGTGCTGCACGGGCTGGAGGCCGTCGTGGGGCCGGTGGTCGTGCCGCACGGACCGTGCCTGCGGTGCCTGGACCTCGCCCGCGCCGACCGTGACCCGGGATGGCCGGCCCTGCTCGGACAGCTGGTGCCCGCCCGGGTGGGAGCCGGCACCGAGGTCAGCGGCGAGACGACCCTGGTCGGGCTGGCCACCTCGATGACCGCGATGGTGGCCCTGGCGGTGCTCGACGGCCAGGTGCTCCCGGTGGGCCGTTCCCTCGAGGTGTCGCTTCCCTGGCCGCGGGTGCGACAGCGGCAGTGGGAGGTGCACCCGCGGTGCGGCTGCAGGCACGGATCCGACACGTCTGGGCGACCCGCTGACGTCGGCACCTCCGCACAGGCGAGAATGGCAGGGTGAGCGAACTCCCGCGCCGTGCCGTCACCCGCACGGCCCGACTGGCCAGCCTGCCCCTGGGTTTCGCCGGGCGCACCGCCATGGGGTTCGGCAAGCGAGTCGGTGGCAAGCCCGCGGAGGCCGTCGCGGCCGAGCTCCAGGCCCGCACGGCCGAGCAGCTGTTCAAGGTGCTCGGCGAGCTCAAGGGCGGCGCCATGAAGTTCGGCCAGGCGATGTCGGTCATGGAGGCGGCACTGCCCGAGGAGATGGCCGGCCCCTACCGGGCCACCCTGACCAAGCTGCAGGAGGCGGCGCCCCCGCTGCCCGCAGCCACCGTCCACAAGGTCCTCGCCGAGGAGCTCGGGCCGCGCTGGCGGACGGCCAAGTTCCAGTCGTTCGACGACACGCCGGCTGCCGCTGCCTCCATCGGCCAGGTGCACAGGGCGGTCTGGCGGGACGGGCGCGAGGTTGCCGTCAAGATCCAGTACCCCGGGGCGGGCAAGGCGCTGCTGTCCGACCTCAACCAGCTCGCGCGTGTGGCCCGCCTGGCCGGCGGCTGGATCCCCGGCATGGACATCAAGCCGATCACCGACGAGCTCAAGTCCCGGATGAGCGAGGAGCTCGACTACAACCTCGAGGCGGCCAACCAGCGCACCTTCGCCAAGGCGTTCCGCGGCGACCCGCACTTCGCGGTGCCCGACGTGCTGGTCAACAGCGAGCACGTCATCGTCTCGGAGTGGATGGACGGCACCCCGCTGTCCCAGATCGTCGCGTCCGGCACACCCCAGCAGCGCAATGACGCCTCCGCGCGCTACATGGCCTTCCTGCTGGTGGGTCCGGCCCGCGCGGGGTTGCTGCACGCCGACCCGCACCCGGGCAACTTCCGGCTGCTGGACGACGGACGGCTCGGCGTCATCGACTACGGCGCGGTCAACAGGCTGCCCGCGGGCCTACCACCGGCGATGGGTTCGCTGGTGGGCGCGGCCCTGCGCTCGGAGGCGTCCGAGCTGGAGAATGGGCTGCGGTCCGAGGGGTTCATCAAGCCGTCGATGTCGCTGGACGCCGAAGCGCTGCTGGAGTACCTCCAGCCCTTCATCGAGCCCCTGACACACGCCGAGTTCACCTTCAGCCGCCCCTGGCTGCGGGGGGTGGCCGCGCACGTCAACGACATCCGACGGCCCGAGTTCCTGGTGGGGATGAAGCTCAACCTGCCGCCGAGCTACCTACTGATCCACCGGGTCTGGCTGGGCGGCATCGGGGTGCTGTGCCAGCTCGGCGGGACCGTGCCAGCGCGCCAGATCGTGGTCGACCACATGCCGGGTATGCAGCTGCGTCACCTACCGCCGCCCGCCCCGTGACCGGGGCCCACGCTCACCACCAGGCGGAGTCGAGCTTGCCCTCGATGCTGCGCAGGTGCTCGCGGCTGCACCGGTCGCAGATCCAGACCTCGCGGCCGTTCTCGGTGCCCCGGGTCCACGTGATCGCGGCCAGTGCCGGGTCGGTGGCCGAGGTGCCACAGGTCGCGCAGACCGGCGGCTGCATCGCTGTTCGCTCCGCGTCGCCCATGGCTACTTCTTGGTGAGCGCGGCCTTGGTGAGGGCGGCGTCCTTGGCCTTCGCCGCTGCCTTGGCGGCCTGCTTGAACTCGCGCACCTTGGCCAGGGACGAGGCGTCGACGACGTCGGCCACGGAGCGGTAGGAGCCGTCCTCCGCGTACGGACCGATGGCTTCCTGCCAACCGGCCGGTCGGACGTCCAGCTGCTTGCCGACCAGGGCGGCGAAGATCCGCGCCTTCTGGTCGCCGAACCCGGGCAGTGCCTTGAGCCGCGCCAGCAGGTCGCGGGCGTCCTTCGCCTCGGTCCAGATCGTCTCGGCCCGCCCGTCGTACTGGTCGCGCACCACGGTCGCGAGCTGCTGCACGCGGCCTGCCATCGAGCGGCCGTAGCGGTGGATCGCCGGCGGGGTGGCACAGAGGTCGGCGAACGACTCCGCCTCCGCGGCCGCGATCGCGTCGGGAGCGAGCGTGCCGAACCGCGACAGGATCTTCCAGGGCCCGCGGAACGCGTGTTCCATCGGGTACTGCTGGTCGAGCAGCATGCCCACGAGCAGGGCGAACGGGTCGGTGCTCAGCACCTCGTCGGCAGCCTCGTCCTGGGCGATCCGGATCTGCGTAGCCATGCGGCCCAGCCTAACGACAGGCGCCCGCAGCAGGTAGGCGGACACATGGCAGGTGGACGAGCTCAGAGCAGTCAGACGAACTCAGAGCAGGCAGACGAACTCAGAACAGGTAGACGAAGCCGGGACCCTCGTCGCGGTACGCGATGCCGAGGGCGTCCAGGGCCGGCTTCCACGACCCGGTGACACCCGGGTCCGCGCTCTCGAACCCGTGGTCAGCGGTGAGCACGAACGTCACCTCGTCCATGACGCCTAGTCCCTCGAGGTGGTCGAGGAACGCCACCAGCCGGGCGTCACTCTGGCGCAGCGAGTCCCGGGCGGGCTCCGACCGAGGGCCACCCGCGTGGTGGCCGGCGTCGGTCACCACGTTGGCCCACCAGGTCAGCGTCGGTGCGTCGTCGGCGGTCTCCCACAGCTCGAGCACCTGCTGCAGCCCCATGTCGTCGACCTGCACGCACCAGCGGAAGTAGGGGTCGTCGAGGTGGTCGGGCTGCTGGACGAACGGCGACGTCGCGGGATCGGGCAGCAGGTCAGCCATCCCGGTGGTGGCCGACTCGAACCCGCCCGCCATGCGCAGCAGCGCCATGGTCCCGTAGTCCGCACCCCGGTCGATCGCCTCGTCGACGCTCGCGGTGCGAGGTGAGCTGCTTTGTGGCACATGGTCGTTCACCATCTCGAAGACGGTGCGCACTCCCGGCCGCAGCCACTGCGCGCTGCGGTGCCACGTCTCGGGGTTGTTGGGCACGACCTGCTCACCCATCGCCCGGTCGTAGTAGACGTTCCCCAGCACCCCGTGCCGCCCGGGCCCGACCCCGGTCAGGATCGACGTGTGGTTGGTCAGGGTGACGCTGGGGAACTCCGCGACAGCGCCGCCGCGCAACGCCGTGCCCCGGTGCAGCAGGCGCGCCACCGCGGGCAGCTCGCCGTTCGCCGCGAGGTCGAGCAGGTCACCGCAGTGGGCGCCGTCCCACAGGATGCCGACGACGCGGCACCGCTGCCCGTGCGGCCGCTGTTCGAGGTATGCCGTGAGGGCAGCGCCGTCGAGCGCCGCACCGTTGGCGTCGAGCAGGTCATCGTCGGGCACTCCCGCCAGGACCGCGAGGGTGGGCGCCACGTCGACCAGCCGGGCGTGGGCGTCGACGACCCCCAGGCGGGCCACACCCGCGCCTGACATCACCAGCGGCGCCCTCGACTGGATGACGTCGAGCGAGCCGTGTTCCCCCACATGGCCGCCCTCGTCGACGAACCAGTGACGCGGGGTGTGCACCACGGCGAGGTCCGGGCTGCGGTCGGGATCGGCGAACAGCGACAGGATCCGCTGCGCGGCATACGGGTAGGCGTTGTCGGTGGACACCCGCGGGCCGGGGGTCGCGAGCTCCACCTCGTACGGCAGGAACGCCATCGGGTCCTCGCTCGCCACCGGGTCCACCCCGGACAGGACCTCGTGGGTGCCGTCGGCGTGCAGCCTGACGGCGCCGAGGTGGTTGGCGGCATGGGCCACCCCGTCGTCGACCCAGACCACGAGGTCGACGACCGCGGACAGGTCCGGGGCCGTCAGGGCCGAGACGACGGCTTCGCGAGACATGCCCGGACCCTAGCCAGTCGGGAGCCGGAACCCGCCCGGACATGAGAGAACCCGCCGGGACGACCTCCAGAGCGGAAGGTCCCGGCGGGTTCGGGCGCGGGGGTCACCGAGCCAGCATTCGAGGCAGGGCGAGCAGCATCTCGTGCTGCGCCTGCGCCTCGAGCCGGCGCTGGTACTCCCGTTGACGGCGCCGTCGATGGGCGCGCGCCAGGTCGGCGTACAAGGCCTGGAACATGGTG
This region includes:
- a CDS encoding DUF5679 domain-containing protein → MAEETYKGEFYCVKCKEKREAEGRVVETNGRRMAKGVCPVCGTNLNRILGKA
- a CDS encoding AarF/UbiB family protein, with product MSELPRRAVTRTARLASLPLGFAGRTAMGFGKRVGGKPAEAVAAELQARTAEQLFKVLGELKGGAMKFGQAMSVMEAALPEEMAGPYRATLTKLQEAAPPLPAATVHKVLAEELGPRWRTAKFQSFDDTPAAAASIGQVHRAVWRDGREVAVKIQYPGAGKALLSDLNQLARVARLAGGWIPGMDIKPITDELKSRMSEELDYNLEAANQRTFAKAFRGDPHFAVPDVLVNSEHVIVSEWMDGTPLSQIVASGTPQQRNDASARYMAFLLVGPARAGLLHADPHPGNFRLLDDGRLGVIDYGAVNRLPAGLPPAMGSLVGAALRSEASELENGLRSEGFIKPSMSLDAEALLEYLQPFIEPLTHAEFTFSRPWLRGVAAHVNDIRRPEFLVGMKLNLPPSYLLIHRVWLGGIGVLCQLGGTVPARQIVVDHMPGMQLRHLPPPAP
- a CDS encoding HhH-GPD-type base excision DNA repair protein produces the protein MATQIRIAQDEAADEVLSTDPFALLVGMLLDQQYPMEHAFRGPWKILSRFGTLAPDAIAAAEAESFADLCATPPAIHRYGRSMAGRVQQLATVVRDQYDGRAETIWTEAKDARDLLARLKALPGFGDQKARIFAALVGKQLDVRPAGWQEAIGPYAEDGSYRSVADVVDASSLAKVREFKQAAKAAAKAKDAALTKAALTKK
- a CDS encoding alkaline phosphatase family protein, translated to MSREAVVSALTAPDLSAVVDLVVWVDDGVAHAANHLGAVRLHADGTHEVLSGVDPVASEDPMAFLPYEVELATPGPRVSTDNAYPYAAQRILSLFADPDRSPDLAVVHTPRHWFVDEGGHVGEHGSLDVIQSRAPLVMSGAGVARLGVVDAHARLVDVAPTLAVLAGVPDDDLLDANGAALDGAALTAYLEQRPHGQRCRVVGILWDGAHCGDLLDLAANGELPAVARLLHRGTALRGGAVAEFPSVTLTNHTSILTGVGPGRHGVLGNVYYDRAMGEQVVPNNPETWHRSAQWLRPGVRTVFEMVNDHVPQSSSPRTASVDEAIDRGADYGTMALLRMAGGFESATTGMADLLPDPATSPFVQQPDHLDDPYFRWCVQVDDMGLQQVLELWETADDAPTLTWWANVVTDAGHHAGGPRSEPARDSLRQSDARLVAFLDHLEGLGVMDEVTFVLTADHGFESADPGVTGSWKPALDALGIAYRDEGPGFVYLF